In Zingiber officinale cultivar Zhangliang chromosome 9B, Zo_v1.1, whole genome shotgun sequence, the genomic window cctccatgatgtgagctacttggctcactaggctcctcttcatggcttgaagtggagctctcctcatgaaacttggccaagttgttccacaattccttggcgttgttgtacctatctatcttgcacaaaacattattaggtaacgtaaattcaataatttttgttacctcgtcattgatttcggattgtcggatttgctctttcgtccactccttcttcttgataggttttccttcctcatccatcggaggggaaaacccttcttgtacacaaaaccaatttaacatattagtcctaagaaaatacatcatccttaccctccaatacgtgaagttgtcgtgagactcgtagaagggttgaatcgtgatatcttctccatagagatccatctctagcccgtgctcccccgggtgttgatccgtcgaagagcggcctcgctctgataccacttgttaggatccttcgtacggctagagggggggtgtgaatagccgaccccaatctttcgcgtttcttcctacgattgggttagtgcagcggaaatacaacgtagaaagaaaacaggagaagaaagacaaaccatataacgaggttcggagatgaactcctactcctcggcgtgtccgtaaggtggacgaagcctaccaatccgtcggtggatgagtccccggaaacccggctaatagatactcctcgtgggtggagaaacctcaccacaatctttgcaacagcaataggagtacaaataggaacaagaaaacaagaacagaaatgtaaacaacacttgcttgccttcttgaagtcgaGAACCACAGTGAAgcggcttctcggatccaagcctagctagaaaaccgaCGGAAGAAGCTCGCGAAGCTTCAGcaccaacgagctcaacaaagctcggcaagaagaagaagcagaagcttcaggcaggagagaacttccgaaggaagaagaagtagctaaagaagagagaatcaccaagtcctgtagccctcttttatactgcgaagaagaagagcagagaactagccgttgctacgcaacggctagtgcgtggaccgatcaggctgaagcctgatcggtcttggggaccgatcaggacctgtgctgatcggtccccagaccgatcagcactcttcacagagaactcgcccaagttctctgatcgtctcctgatcgacctgtggaccgatcagggtgcatgtggatcggtccacagaccgatcccctccttttctctttgccttctgttcgctttctgatcggtctgcagaccgatcagaagaacctcagtaagccactgatcgttatctgatcggtcaccagaccgatcagatacccagcgtatcgctggatcgatccactgatcgatccagagcttgggttttgcccaaaccaagttccaagtcttccaaaccaatatccggtcaaccttgacctattggtatctcatgcttagcatctggtcactctcttgacctgctaagactccctaccaagtgtccggtcaatccctttgacccacttggactttccatcaccagatgtccgatcacccttgatccatctggattttcccttgcccggcttcactcaccaggactttcacctagcttcactcactagggttttcacactgcctaatatcccagttaggactttcccactgcctggcttcactcaccaggactttccacactgcctaacatcccagttaggactttcccactgcctgacttcactcaccaggactttccaactgcctaacatcccagttaggactttcccactgcctggcttcactcaccaggactttccacactgcctaacatcccagttaggacttttccgtgccaagtctccatacttggacttttccagtgccaagtctccatacttggacttttcccgtgccaagtctccatacttggacttttcgcgtgccaagctccttgcttggacttttccagtgccaagtctccatacttggacttttcccgtgccaagtctccatacttggactttttcccgaatcaggtcaaccaggtcaaccttgacctacggttgcaccaataatctcccaaacatctattcttgtcccatatcaagaatacaactcttccacgagtgtcaaacatcaaaatacaactcaactaggtcaaccttgacctaaggttgcaccaacaatcttcctaagtcaaacatcaaaatacaactcgagtcaggtcaaccaggtcaaccttgacctaaggttgcaccaacaacagcgatgcaagttggatatctgatataaaagactctaagtctacgagtggatatatcttcactctagcaggtgcagccatttcctggaaatcttctaagcaaactgtaataaccagatccacgatggaatctgagtttgtagctcttgacaaatgtggtgaagaggctgaatggctacgataattcttagaagatattccgagaTGGTCGAAACCTGTGTCGGCAATTTGTAtatattgcgatagtcaatcagcaattggtcgggcacagagccatctgtacaATGGTAAGTCTaaacatatacgtcgtagacataataccattagacaactactctcaacgggagttatcactattgactatgtgaagtcaaaggataacctagcagatccgctaaccaaagggttaaatcgagagttagttgcaagctcatcacgaggaatgggcttgatgtcgttgtcagcgatcagtgcagaggacacccaacctatgctgattggagatcccaagaactaggttcaaagggacaactaatctgcactgactagacacactgtgggggagTACCctaatgaaacagtgactagaccagggtaagctgatgggcttttaatgatcaagaagagtatatgacaactcttgagggatcacctatgtgagaaaaagtgaggccgcttcgaagagaattggaggcacaattcttagagcttctcacagaaccaggcgtgttcatggccaagaacgaacacactcatgagaactgagttgtatcaaggagagtcttgggtgagatttatcACTGCTTACACAAACGACAGTATAGTTCAaagacatcgtgtctactatcagccagtaagcaaccaaatcttcacaagggagggttcaaagggtaaaacctacctatcctatacttgactcaactgctggATGTTATCACTTactctatctccattcatgtgggggattgttgaaaatgagtgaatggagaagagagtgaagaagaaagaagctccattgtgaagaagattttagtcccatattggaagtttcaaggcttgatggttggtttatattgtttcACAAGCATGTGTGTTGTGAACAAATAAATGAGTGGAAGTTTGCTCTTGTGTGTGGCTGCATAGGGATGGTGCAAATCTAGGgctcggattgcactgaaccaagttggctTGTGTGCGAGCACGACTTATGCATACGGCGGTGAATTCGTTCCCGGGCCTTGTACACACCGCCCGTCACACTATGGGAGCTGGCCATGCCCGAAGTCGTTACCTTAACCGCAAGGAGGGGGATGCCGAAGGCGGGGCTAGTGACTGGAGTGAAGTCGTAACAAGGTAGCCGTACTGGAAGGTGCGGCTGGATCACCTCCTTTTCAGGGAGAGCTAATGCTTATGCTTGTTGAGTATTTTGGTTTGACACTGCTTCACACCCCAAAAGAAGCGAGTTACGTCTGAGCTAAGCTTGGATATGGAAGTCTTCTTTCGTTTCTCGACGGTGACTTATGCACACCCAAATAAATTAACTGACATTTCTTTAGAAATGGAAAAGTAACCTCATGCAAGGCATCCTATAAAAGGCCTTGAGCATGAGaggaaaagaaagattaaataatctttccatccaccttcttttccctcttcttcttctctgtcgtTTCTTTCTTCCACTCGACAGAACCCTGGTGATAGCATTCGGGTATTTCTCAGTTCGCCGCAACCACCAGTGCTAGGTGGAGATTGCGATTtcgccgttgtatcctgggaaacagacgacctgagtaagcctcgaagcacagccggaggtggacgaatctgtttcaaggaaactgcgtcattcgcaggcctcggtcagcctCTTCGCCTGTTCGGCTTGTCTCGCTGTTCGCTCGACCGGCCATTCTTCCTACCCGACCTCGCTGCTCGGTCGGCCCCTTCATTCGCCCAGTCAACATCTTCGCTCGCTCAGTCGTCCGCCCTCGGTACGCTCGGTTGGTCTCACTACTCGCACGATCAGCCTGTTTTGTTGCTCGCCCGGTCGACCACCTGCTCGGCCCGGTCGACCTTCAGTCCGCGCGGACTTTGCTGCTTTGACACTCTGCTCACTTAACCACTCCGTGGTCagaaaaccagcccctgctggcagcctgagattatcagctcaggtcattttaacagataaatgaatttaaattcagtatatttaaattcagctaataccccgtAAAATCTCCGGCTACAGATTGATTGTCTCCAACAGAAGGTGCTCGGCCCAGGAGAATTTTCCGGCTCCACTGCTATACCTCTGCCTGTTGGGTATGCACTTGAGAAATTTGCTATATTTCTTCTGTTTTTGTTTCCCACATTTTTCTGTAACCATCTGTTGATTGTAAATTTGTTTATGCTCACCATATCGTTTGGAAATCCTTGCAGCTCTGTGCTTATTCTGAACGGAAATAGAGCTGAAATCGCTAAGCACTGTGTGCCCGCTGTGCCTTCAAGTATAACCCCAACCAGTTCAATCTGGATGACTTCCCTCCTCTTGGCTTTGGTTCGGCTGGCCACTCGAAGAAAACGACCCGTTCACTTAGACAGTGAAAGTGAATTCCGTCTGTTTAAGTAACATTGTCATGGATGTCTCAGAGGAACTCAAGTCCTGTTCAGTaatgaacaattttttttttggactTGATTGAGCTTCAAAGCTCCTCTTTTCTTGTGTTATGTATTTGTAGATTTATCTGATTGATTGGATAAGGTTTTTTGCATTGTATAAGCTATAAAAAATATTGACAATAACACTGCATCTTGCCATTGATGGTGATTTTGTTTTGTAATGTTGATCGTTGAAACAATATCTTAAGTAATTTATGAACTTAGCGTTTGGTTGTTTAGCCATTGTGTTAGTGTGTTGAACAAAGGACAGAAACTATGCATTGCTCGGAATAATGCAGAATTCTGCAGCACCGTGCAAGCAAATGTTTCGTTTGTATGAACTCAAGGACACGAAGAACATCCAATCTAAGGCAATAATTTAGATGCACAAAGGTGATTCTCCATGACAAAATATAGTATCACTACAGATGAGTGCAAAATTATTCGAGGATGAAATAAGAATTTGAACAACAACTTGTTCCCGAGAAGTCCTTGAACAAGGCGTAAAATCACGAGAATAATAAAACATGCAGTAGTTTTTCACAAAAATATATGACCAGAGCAGGCATGACATTGCCAGCTATACTAGTGTTCTTAGTCCGCTCAAGGTATTAGAGCTTATTTTCAATCGTCAAACGGAAAATTTGAAGCTTGAATTTGATCTGAGCGAAACATCCAAAGATATTCAGCAAAGGGGGAATGGGATCGACTTGTTCGTCGCGAATTATGCCTGGAGGGTTGCCATGCTTGTCCTGTAAATCAGAAATGGTTGCTTTAGCAAAAAcaaaacacacacacaaaaaaaaagatAGTAAAATAACTACAAATTACAAGAACTGTAAAATTACCACTGCATAATTGTAGCAGCAACCGAACTGCTCCGAATACGTTCGTTCTGAACAAAAAATACCAGTTAACCTTATGAACAACGCGAGTTATTATCAAAATGCAGGAATAAACGTAAGATGAAATGGTGATCCATACCTCTGAGCTCACCGTTCCGACCTTTCTTCTGGAAGGCATAGATGCAATCCACGATATGTTTCTGCTCAACGAGGCTCAAAACTCCGGCATGGAGCCCGAGCCCCTCGAGAATATTGACCAGCCGACTGTGAACCTTCTCCATCTTCTGAaaatccttcttcctcttcaccatcCAAGACCTTTTGATCTCTTCTGAATCATCATCTTTTGAAAATCCTATTACCTTAGATCTTGTCGATATCTTCATCCTCGAACTTGATGTAGTCATCGGCACCGCCCTCGTCCTCCTCGTCGAGCCCTCCGATGCCCTCGTTGAGGTGGATGTTCTCAAGGAGCTCACCGTAGGCCTTAAGGAGACGGGCCTCGTCAGGCATATACTTGAAGACGATGTCCGCCTTCTCGTCCTGGTAGTCACGGAGGCCGACGAGGATGATGTCCCCGACAGCGATCCAGACCTTCTTGTGCATCTTGCCGCGGATGTGGTAGAGGCGCTTCGATCCGTCGAGGGAGGCGACGCTGAAGTTGGAAGAGACTAGGGTTCTTTTGGGCGTTGGCGTGCACGTGAGGGAGAGTTTTATACCACCTGTGTGGTCCAGGGAGGGACCAGGAATTCCTGGTCCAGAAGATCCGCTCCCGAGGTAGCTCCCTCATCTTCGGTAAAAAGCGGTTCTCTAAACAGGAGGGAGTTGCTCCTTgctttttcttctatttttttttaatttttaattaaaatgtttgtttttaatttaaatttgataggGGAGAGAATTTTTAATTGGAGTAGAGGGATGTGTGGTTTGGTGTGACGGTTTTTTATTATACACTAGTGATCGGCATACGCGTTGCGTGCGTAATATAATTCCAAGAATATAATTTTAAGaatcaaaaattaattatttgggtaagatttgTGATTCGTCAGATCCATACAATAGTATAATAATGCAAGGGTGATGCTAGAGAATCCCAATAACAAACTACTATAACGGGCTTCCCTAtataaaaaatcaatttaatttaatattatacttatcttagtaaaaaaaattaagaaaaatatattttttaacatcgtcagcctaaaatatttatagaagcttctttgatcatagtgttgttaATTTTAAGATGTGGaactaaagaaaactatattttttttaatataaaacaaccagagaaaattaatgatgacaaaattttttaataatacgtCATagttgagtctcgaactctagatcactgattgttttgcttgtgaaattattaataaatcttaaaattatttttaatgtgaatagaaaaaaaggacattaacataaattcattttaggcttcaccaaaattagttagtaaaggggacatatttttaataaaataataataataataataataataataagaagaagaagaagaagaagaagaagaaaaggtaaAAGTGTGTCATTTGTTGGAGTATAATATATCgtcggattttttttttttttatgacttAACTGAATTTAAAAACTTACAAATTAGGAGTTGATTTCTACTACTTGGTGAAGAGCCGTTAATCACACTCAGCCAATTTTATTAGATCTTTTACTATCTTAAAACTTTCaatgtaaaattaaaatcctattcATAATAAGCATCTTTCATTTTCCATTTCTCTTTCATTCATTTATAATTAACATAAGGAGTTATTGAGAGatgtttttttatattattgatgtGATATTGAACTCGCTTTCTAGAAATgtcacttaaaaaaaatattaaaaaaactttcttagtcaagtcaattatgtgagtcaATCATTGCGACGGTTTAAACAGAAGAGAAAATTAAGGAAAGAAGTAATGTCCGCATGAGGCATAGACTTTGCTGTGCGCTGGCTTGAAAAAAGATTAAAGAGAAtgaaaaaaaattgtcaaaaaaaaGAAACCTATAGATTTCTTTTGTGTATGATTCCTTAACATTACGAGTGTCAATTTATATCTTTTCTTATCTATTTTAATGATCTCGAGACTACTTGTTGTAGTAAGAAAGATGATCACATTCATGTATCTTTCCTACTTCTTATTTAAGTTATGCAAAGATGATTAAATTACGGGATTAATTTATAATCGACCGTCTAATGATTAAAAGGTtggaggaatttttttttttttagagtaTGCGCCCGTTGATCCTTACCCATTGTAGCAAAATCGTCATTCTCTAATTAGGGTTATAATCAAATCGAGTCGAGTTGAACAATAAAAAActtgagcttgatttattttacctaagctcgagctcgactcgaattCAATTCGAACTTTAATAGTAAGTTAGAATTCAacttataataaaattaaatagtttataataaaattaaatacttCACAAATAACTAGAGCTAGTCATTTAACTTTTAAACggacttagtttaaaaaaaaacgtgGCTCCTTTATATGACCATAATTAAACAGGAAGAGACTCTATATAAAGTAAAGATTTTTTatctatgtttttaaattaggAAGTGATCCATAATATAATTATGATCGGATCATAGTAATTATTCAATCCCAATTAATTATGACTTTTCCCTAGATTTATATTCCTATTTAAATTATAGTTTAGATCGGAATGGATGGACGGATAGTCAGACTGTCTGACACTGAGTGAGGGATGACCATCCGCTCCTACTTAAATTATAATCTAAATGGAAAAATGAAATGAAGAAagaatcataattaattatagtTAAATCGTCCTCTCTtctctaattaaaaaaattagatcaGTGGTCTCCTCTCTGAACAGAGGGAATTCctccgttttttttttttaaaattaaaatgtttttttgttattttaaatttgataggGGAGAGAATTTTTAATTATAGTAGAGGGATGCGTGGTTTGGTGGCAGAGTTTTAAATTATATACAAGGTAAAATTGTGTGATTTATAAAGGGGTTATTGAGACATGATGTGGTATTTAACTCGCTCTCTAAAAATGTCACttaaaagaatattaaaaataacTTTCTTTGTCAAGTCAATCAGTCATTGCGACGGTTTCAACCGAAGAGAAAATTAAAGACAACTTCGCTGTGCGCtggctttaaaaaaattaaagagaatgagaaaaaatttaataaaaaaaacactAAAGAAACAACCTCTTCTTCTGCtccacaataaaaaaaatatataatcttcttttcttttctatacgatgataaaaaaataaatacatttgTCTTCAATATTTTCATCCATTTATTCTAGAATTAACATAAAATAAATTACAAGCTGTTATTAATCTTTAGAGTAATgactaatatataaaaaaaatatttacttttaattttatcaaaattggaACTCATGTATTTTATGCATAATTCCTTAAGACTAGGAGAGACTATTTATTTTAGTAAGAAAGGAAATCAtatgtttatgtatttttttacCGTTCGTGTTTAAGTTacgtaaaagaaaataaattatgagAATAAATTATAATCGACCGTTAAATGACTAGGAGTTTAGagagatttttttctaaaaatatgcaTTCACCGAGAATTGATTCCTATCCATTATAGTAAATTTATCATTATCTAATTAATAGTGTAATGAGTCTAGCTGAATAGTAAAAAACTTAAGCTTGATTTATTTTACCTAAGCTAGAGCTCGGCTCGAGTTCAATTAAACTTTAATTCTTAAATTCAAACTCGActagtaataaaattaaataattccaAATAACTTGAGCTCAGTTCGAAACTTGAGCTTAGTTTATACTTAGTTCAGAAAGCGTGCCTCCATGTGTATGTTCTCCCTAGCTTGGTTCTGTTTAAAAGCAAAATAACAACTAAAATTGACAATCAAACACATTTTTATAAAATACTCAATTTGAAGTAAACGTTACCATTGGATTCGATCGAAACACCCTTTAACTTATATAGTTTATATAAAAGAGCATATTCAGCATGGCAACTGAATTAGGAAAAGAAACACATGATCTTTATCTTGaaatttttattataacatgATTTTCCCTTTTTTaggtaataaaaaaattataagtaaaatttgaaaattgaaagaaattttaataaataaacatTATacataaaaaatgattttaatatttttaaagttgCTTTTCCCATGATTAAACAAATAATCAAATTTAAAACTGATTAttctttttataataaaaatgatttttcatgtttaaaatatataagttacTAAATATTAATTGTTATTACTCAATtcaatttgaaataaaaaaaaattgaaatgaatTAAATTTTCGATTTGTTTTGACTTTTCACCCCATAGATAAGTTTAGTAACTCATAGTGAACtttcaattttatatatatatatatatacacacacacaaaatTGAAGACAAAAAGTTGATTTAACTCAATTATCTTATCCATGAGATCGGCAGGAAGAACGGGGCAAAATATCACTTTACTAAGGTTTCATTTATTTcttgaaaatatttcttttaaaatttgttttagtaGTTACTGTAATATAAAATGATAGTCAATAAAAATCAAAAGAGAGGATCTAGAACCTGAGCTCCAGAATAAATGATG contains:
- the LOC122022793 gene encoding eukaryotic translation initiation factor 1A-like — protein: MRELPRERIFWTRNSWSLPGPHSVASLDGSKRLYHIRGKMHKKVWIAVGDIILVGLRDYQDEKADIVFKYMPDEARLLKAYGELLENIHLNEGIGGLDEEDEGGADDYIKFEDEDIDKI